In a single window of the Rhodamnia argentea isolate NSW1041297 chromosome 2, ASM2092103v1, whole genome shotgun sequence genome:
- the LOC115734481 gene encoding transcription factor ILR3-like isoform X1: MVSPEHANWIYDSGLIDDIAVADGPFQVSGSGFSWPDQPLNGSSLFSTEIDGSFGESDGAKENGSKKRFRTESCSASSSKACREKLRRDRLNDKFLELASILEPGRPPKTDKAAILIDVVRMVTQLRGEAQKLKDSNSSLQEKIKELKAEKNELRDEKQRLKAEKEKLEHQLKAMSAQPSFLPPPHAIPAAFATQGQAPGNKLVPFIGYPGVAMWQFMPPAAVDTSQDHVLRPPVA, from the exons ATGGTGTCTCCGGAGCATGCGAATTGGATCTACGACTCTGGCTTGATCGACGATATTGCCGTGGCGGACGGCCCTTTCCAGGTCTCCGGCTCCGGATTTTCGTGGCCCGATCAGCCTCTGAACGGGTCTTCCCTATTCAG CACGGAAATTGATGGTTCTTTCGGGGAGTCAGATGGAGCGAAGGAAAATGGTTCAAAAAAGAG gtttagaactgaatcatGCAGTGCTTCTAGTTCCAAGGCATGTAGGGAGAAGTTGCGTAGAGATAGACTAAATGACAA GTTTTTGGAATTGGCATCTATCCTTGAGCCTGGAAGGCCTCCTAAGACAGACAAGGCTGCAATATTGATAGATGTGGTTCGAATGGTGACCCAGTTGCGTGGTGAAGCTCAGAAATTGAAGGACTCAAACAGTAGTCTCCAAGAGAAAATCAAAGAGTTGAAG GCTGAGAAAAATGAGCTTCGTGACGAGAAGCAAAGATTAAAAGCAGAGAAAGAGAAGTTGGAACACCAATTGAAGGCCATGAGTGCACAGCCAAGCTTCTTGCCTCCACCTCATGCAATTCCTGCGGCATTTGCCACCCAAGGCCAGGCCCCCGGAAACAAGTTGGTGCCTTTCATTGGTTACCCCGGTGTCGCTATGTGGCAATTTATGCCTCCAGCGGCTGTGGATACCTCACAAGATCATGTTCTCCGCCCACCAGTTGCTTAA
- the LOC115734481 gene encoding transcription factor ILR3-like isoform X2 — MVSPEHANWIYDSGLIDDIAVADGPFQVSGSGFSWPDQPLNGSSLFRFRTESCSASSSKACREKLRRDRLNDKFLELASILEPGRPPKTDKAAILIDVVRMVTQLRGEAQKLKDSNSSLQEKIKELKAEKNELRDEKQRLKAEKEKLEHQLKAMSAQPSFLPPPHAIPAAFATQGQAPGNKLVPFIGYPGVAMWQFMPPAAVDTSQDHVLRPPVA, encoded by the exons ATGGTGTCTCCGGAGCATGCGAATTGGATCTACGACTCTGGCTTGATCGACGATATTGCCGTGGCGGACGGCCCTTTCCAGGTCTCCGGCTCCGGATTTTCGTGGCCCGATCAGCCTCTGAACGGGTCTTCCCTATTCAG gtttagaactgaatcatGCAGTGCTTCTAGTTCCAAGGCATGTAGGGAGAAGTTGCGTAGAGATAGACTAAATGACAA GTTTTTGGAATTGGCATCTATCCTTGAGCCTGGAAGGCCTCCTAAGACAGACAAGGCTGCAATATTGATAGATGTGGTTCGAATGGTGACCCAGTTGCGTGGTGAAGCTCAGAAATTGAAGGACTCAAACAGTAGTCTCCAAGAGAAAATCAAAGAGTTGAAG GCTGAGAAAAATGAGCTTCGTGACGAGAAGCAAAGATTAAAAGCAGAGAAAGAGAAGTTGGAACACCAATTGAAGGCCATGAGTGCACAGCCAAGCTTCTTGCCTCCACCTCATGCAATTCCTGCGGCATTTGCCACCCAAGGCCAGGCCCCCGGAAACAAGTTGGTGCCTTTCATTGGTTACCCCGGTGTCGCTATGTGGCAATTTATGCCTCCAGCGGCTGTGGATACCTCACAAGATCATGTTCTCCGCCCACCAGTTGCTTAA
- the LOC125313696 gene encoding probable disease resistance protein At4g27220 encodes MELVVAATAEITRSLISFVISRTKAILKSHRNVVTLQDEMKKLTEHKNSIREAIAFARREGKSPTLEVNKWLQDVEELERDMDTMLDDGPASSSAAPCWNISSRYRQSRRTVKRLKRAKELISSCNFQVMLADRKSPSKAVQRMATESLAGQEAALETLKRIMELINDDHINRIAVWGMGGVGKTTLLANLNNLYECSLAESFDIVIWVTVSKDSDLVTIQSLLAERLNLEFEPGESMQCRANRIYRRLMLKRKSLLILDDVWEKIDLKDVGVPHGDDQAKCKIVLTTRSFDVCRDMMTDREIKVHLLREEAAWDLFVQSAGDAAMVRDIEPVAREICKRCCGLPLAIKTVGKSMRNKRMIELWKDMLRWLKLVVPSGGSCIEREVHLPMKLSYDSLPSKIHQSCFLFCSLYPGNFSIKESELIQCWIADGLIDKHQTIEESFNSGIAMIENLKDSCMLEQGDGIGTVK; translated from the coding sequence ATGGAGCTCGTAGTCGCGGCTACTGCTGAAATTACTAGATCCCTTATCAGCTTTGTCATCTCGAGAACCAAAGCCATACTGAAGTCACACAGAAATGTTGTGACGCTCCAGGATGAAATGAAGAAGCTCACCGAGCATAAGAACAGCATCAGAGAAGCCATTGCATTTGCTCGAAGAGAAGGGAAGTCTCCCACTTTAGAAGTGAACAAGTGGCTCCAGGATGTTGAGGAGCTCGAGCGTGACATGGACACAATGCTCGATGATGGCCCTGCTAGTTCCTCCGCTGCTCCTTGCTGGAACATCTCCTCAAGATACCGCCAAAGCAGACGCACAGTGAAGAGACTGAAAAGGGCTAAAGAATTGATCAGCTCTTGCAATTTCCAAGTGATGTTAGCCGATAGGAAGTCTCCAAGTAAAGCTGTACAGCGAATGGCAACAGAATCTCTGGCAGGCCAAGAAGCAGCCCTGGAGACTCTGAAGAGGATCATGGAATTAATAAACGACGATCATATCAACAGGATTGCGGTTTGGGGAATGGGAGGCGTCGGGAAGACTACGCTGCTGGCGAACCTGAATAACCTCTACGAATGTTCCTTGGCTGAATCCTTCGATATAGTCATCTGGGTAACAGTTTCCAAGGACTCGGACTTGGTTACGATTCAGTCTCTTCTTGCTGAGAGGCTGAACCTAGAGTTTGAGCCGGGGGAGAGTATGCAATGCAGGGCTAACAGGATATACCGAAGACTGATGCTGAAAAGGAAGTCCCTCCTTATTTTGGATGACGTCTGGGAGAAAATCGACTTGAAGGACGTGGGGGTCCCCCATGGTGATGATCAAGCCAAGTGTAAGATTGTTCTGACCACTAGGTCCTTTGATGTGTGCAGGGACATGATGACAGATAGAGAAATCAAGGTACACCTACTGAGGGAAGAAGCAGCTTGGGATTTGTTTGTGCAAAGTGCCGGTGATGCTGCCATGGTTCGTGACATCGAGCCTGTTGCACGAGAAATCTGCAAAAGATGTTGTGGATTGCCGTTGGCCATTAAGACGGTGGGGAAGTCCATGAGGAACAAGAGAATGATTGAACTGTGGAAAGATATGCTCCGCTGGTTGAAGCTGGTGGTTCCTAGTGGGGGGAGCTGTATTGAGAGAGAAGTCCATTTACCAATGAAGCTGAGTTATGACTCCTTGCCAAGTAAGATACATCAATCCTGCTTCCTATTCTGCTCTTTGTATCCAGGAAATTTCTCTATTAAAGAGAGCGAGCTGATACAATGTTGGATAGCGGATGGACTAATAGACAAACATCAAACAATCGAGGAATCCTTCAACAGTGGGATCGCTATGATTGAAAATCTGAAGGATTCTTGCATGTTAGAGCAGGGCGATGGGATCGGAACCGTGAAG
- the LOC115735497 gene encoding disease resistance protein At4g27190-like translates to MHNVWRDIAVYISLVEKESGFFPQSRMSIDELPEKPEKLRHVRRRISHMNSNIHKLPTRVLGCSELTVLFLQGNPLKKIPDGFIREMRALRYLNLSCTSICSLPLSLFQLSELHTLLLRDCRYLENLPPLGALCKLEVLDLSGTPLEQLPTEMDKLDCLRVLHLAGTHHLEYIEAGTFSVLSNLEELDMSFSAYTWDTEQNLGGERAALDELFMLEKLSNLQIRLDTVQCIVPCRDWLGRLKRFRIWVSPRICESSYYSPIQQDEKRAILRGVDLTLLEGGLEVLLHNASALDLINCGGISDLSEIVSKKSLRGLQNLKSLSITGCSWIKVILREEKIQDSVLPNLENFTLSRLENLVKIVDGMLQEGCLGKLRTIEVVDCPKLKKLISYALLCQLHNLNEIKIADCERMKVVISGNLPGGVLPKLRVLEMRDLTSLRTIYPGMSNWPSLVRIEVSNCPKLDRLPFAFRNGFSIREIRGELEWWNNIKWPSEDIKISLQERFQVFIATPPTRGDREA, encoded by the exons ATGCACAATGTTTGGAGGGACATTGCTGTTTACATATCCTTAGTTGAGAAGGAAAGTGGGTTCTTCCCTCAGTCCAGAATGTCGATTGATGAGTTGCCTGAGAAGCCCGAGAAATTGCGACATGTGAGGAGACGGATATCGCACATGAACAGCAATATTCATAAGCTGCCTACTCGGGTCCTGGGTTGCTCCGagctcacggttttgttcctccaaggAAATCCTCTAAAGAAGATTCCGGATGGATTTATAAGAGAAATGAGGGCACTGAGGTACCTAAATTTGAGCTGCACTTCAATATGTTCATtgcctctttccctttttcagcTAAGTGAACTGCACACTCTTCTTTTAAGAGACTGTCGGTATCTAGAAAATCTGCCTCCCCTTGGCGCTCTTTGCAAACTCGAAGTGCTAGATCTCTCTGGCACCCCATTGGAGCAGCTGCCTACAGAGATGGACAAGCTTGATTGTTTAAGAGTGTTACACTTAGCGGGCACCCATCACTTAGAATATATCGAAGCCGGAACTTTCTCGGTTTTATCTAATCTCGAGGAGTTGGACATGTCTTTCAGTGCTTATACCTGGGATACGGAACAAAATTTAGGAGGAGAAAGAGCGGCGTTAGATGAGTTGTTTATGCTGGAGAAACTTTCCAACCTCCAGATAAGGCTAGACACTGTCCAATGTATAGTCCCATGTCGTGATTGGCTGGGGAGACTGAAAAGATTCAGGATATGGGTTAGTCCGAGGATATGCGAATCAAGTTATTATAGTCCCATTCAGCAGGATGAGAAGAGGGCCATCCTTAGAGGTGTTGACCTCACGCTCCTGGAGGGAGGCCTTGAGGTACTATTGCACAATGCGAGTGCCCTGGACCTCATAAACTGCGGTGGCATAAGTGACCTATCTGAAATAGTTAGCAAGAAGAGTCTGCGTGGTCTGCAGAACTTGAAATCACTCAGCATAACGGGTTGTTCTTGGATCAAGGTGATCTTGAGGGAGGAGAAGATCCAGGACAGTGTCTTGCCGAACTTAGAGAACTTCACGTTGAGTCGTTTAGAGAACTTGGTGAAAATTGTCGATGGAATGCTACAGGAAGGGTGCCTTGGCAAATTAAGAACCATAGAGGTGGTTGACTGCCCAAAGCTGAAGAAACTAATCTCATACGCTCTTCTGTGCCAGCTCCATAATCTCAATGAGATCAAGATCGCGGACTGCGAGAGAATGAAGGTCGTCATCTCGGGAAATCTGCCGGGTGGAGTACTTCCAAAACTAAGAGTTCTGGAGATGAGGGATCTGACAAGTTTGAGGACGATATATCCTGGAATGTCAAATTGGCCATCTTTAGTGAGGATCGAGGTAAGCAACTGTCCCAAGCTGGACAGGCTTCCTTTCGCATTCCGAAATGGGTTTTCGATCAGAGAAATAAGGGGGGAATTGGAGTGGTGGAACAACATCAAATGGCCAAGTGAGGACATTAAGATCAGCCTTCAGGAGAGGTTCCAAGTGTTCATTGCTACTCCACCAACAAGAGGAGATAGGGAG GCCTGA
- the LOC115732728 gene encoding autophagy-related protein 18f, which yields MIIAEFGESVLVFVPWLLLALISRALGMRNNDGQKTRGDHSPRSGRVNGFIPSSFRAISSYLRIVSSGASTVARSAAASVASSIVDRDGDSGHDQVLWAGFDKLEGKGDVNRRVLLLGYQSGFQVWDVEEADDVRDLVSRHDGPASFMQVLPNPVSSTKLEDKFYESRPLLVVCGDSSGGHNFQDGFTTHHNGNMPNNNDNIFVPTTVRFYSLRSQSYPHVLKFRSAVYSVRCSSRVVAVSQAAQIHCFHATSLERSYTILTNPVVSGPPGVSGVGYGPLAVGPRWLAYSGSPVIISNGGRVTPQPLQSSTSFSGLVSNGSLAAHYAKESSKHLAAGIVTLGDMGYKKLSRYYSELRPDSSSPLSGSCGRKGAGVVNGHPQDANFVGMVIVRDIISKSVVAQFKAHKSHVSALSFDPSGTILVTASVTGHNINVFKITPVFAGTSTSFDVGSSCVHLYRLQRGLTNAVIQDISFSDDSCWIMISSSRGTGHLFAIDPSGGSVSFQSAESTFAAQNGGWGVATKSAVRWPPTADLQMPSQQNICGAGNPVTLSAISRIRNGNNGWRGTVSGAAAVATGKFHSLPGAIASCFYICKRSDSYADRNSSKAKYHLLVFSPSGCMIQYALQISNVLDSMPTLAEVGNAYESEADCDGRMVVEAIQKWNICQKHTRREREDNFDIYGENGSADSKKIYPEGIIKGSCNSVVGIDAAAKIRISFEEKHHFYISEAELQMHQAQIPLWAKPGIIFQSMVAEDVKSDEENASEGEIEVEKISSHIIEARSKDLVPVFDYLQMSKNQHARIVNLSSYSNGRLQHQTSALSEKGKLSFRSSLKGSNFAVAQQDSVEETALYGLVMPEESKDFVNGNVSMDPETGAETVNKRESTKLEDPPKNVNSNKEGSTMDNNFEDEGDELD from the exons ATGATTATAGCAGAATTCGGAGAATCGGTGCTGGTTTTTGTGCCCTGGTTATTGTTGGCTTTGATCTCGCGGGCTTTGGGGATGAGGAATAATGATGGCCAGAAGACGCGCGGCGACCATTCGCCGCGATCGGGCCGGGTTAATGGCTTCATCCCTAGTTCATTTCGTGCTATTTCGAGTTACTTGAGGATCGTTTCCTCTGGAGCTTCGACTGTGGCACGGTCGGCGGCCGCATCAGTGGCGTCGTCGATTGTGGATAGGGATGGTGATTCTGGCCACGATCAG GTGCTCTGGGCTGGATTTGACAAGTTAGAGGGTAAAGGTGATGTTAATAGGAGAGTTCTCCTGCTCGGATACCAATCTGGCTTCCAAGTTTGGGATGTCGAAGAAGCTGATGATGTGCGCGACCTAGTATCTAGACATGACGGTCCTGCCTCATTCATGCAAGTGTTACCAAATCCAGTTTCATCAACTAAATTGGAGGACAAGTTTTATGAGAGCCGACCCCTGCTGGTAGTCTGTGGTGACAGTTCTGGAGGCCATAACTTCCAGGATGGGTTCACCACTCACCACAATGGAAACATGCCTAACAacaatgataatatttttgtgCCTACTACTGTTCGGTTCTATTCCTTGAGGTCTCAATCGTATCCACATGTTCTAAAGTTCAGATCTGCTGTTTATTCTGTGAGGTGCAGCTCTCGCGTTGTTGCTGTTTCTCAAGCGGCTCAG ATACACTGTTTTCATGCCACATCTCTAGAAAGGTCATATACTATTCTTACAAATCCTGTCGTCTCGGGCCCTCCTGGTGTTAGTGGTGTAGGCTATGGGCCTCTGGCTGTGGGTCCTAGGTGGCTGGCTTATAGTGGAAGTCCAGTTATAATTTCAAACGGGGGACGTGTCACTCCACAGCCTCTCCAATCTTCTACGAGCTTTTCTGGTTTGGTTTCAAACGGTAGCCTGGCGGCGCACTATGCCAAAGAATCAAGCAAGCATCTTGCAGCTGGGATTGTGACTCTTGGAGACATGGGTTATAAGAAGCTATCCAGATATTACTCTGAGCTTCGACCTGATAGCAGCTCTCCACTGTCTGGGAGTTGTGGCCGGAAAGGCGCTGGAGTGGTCAATGGTCATCCTCAAGATGCCAATTTTGTTGGGATG GTCATTGTCAGGGATATCATAAGTAAATCTGTGGTTGCACAGTTTAAGGCGCACAAGAGCCATGTTTCTGCATTATCCTTTGATCCTAGTGGGACCATTCTAGTTACTGCCTCAGTCACGGGTCACAACATAAATGTCTTCAAAATAACGCCAGTGTTTGCTGGAACCTCCACTTCTTTTGATGTGGGATCATCTTGTGTGCACCTCTATCGGTTGCAACGGGGTTTAACCAACGCT GTTATCCAGGATATAAGTTTTAGTGATGACAGCTGTTGGATAATGATTAGTTCCTCAAGGGGAACAGGCCATCTGTTTGCTATAGATCCTTCTGGAGGATCAGTTAGCTTTCAGTCGGCTGAGTCAACTTTTGCTGCTCAGAATGGTGGATGGGGTGTTGCAACTAAGTCAGCTGTTCGGTGGCCACCTACTGCAGACTTACAAATGCCTAGTCAACAGAATATTTGTGGGGCAGGTAATCCAGTTACACTCTCTGCTATAAGCAGAATAAGAAATGGAAACAATGGATGGAGAGGTACTGTAAGTGGCGCAGCCGCAGTCGCAACTGGCAAGTTTCATTCCCTGCCAGGGGCTATTGCTTCATGCTTTTACATATGCAAAAGGAGTGATTCTTATGCAGATCGAAATTCCTCAAAGGCCAAGTACCACCTACTAGTATTCTCCCCTTCTGGTTGTATGATACaatatgcattgcaaatatcaaATGTACTAGATTCCATGCCAACACTGGCTGAAGTGGGGAATGCATATGAATCAGAAGCAGATTGTGATGGAAGAATGGTGGTTGAGGCAATTCAGAAATGGAATATATGTCAGAAACATACAAGGAGAGAACGGGAAGACAACTTTGACATATATGGTGAGAATGGAAGTGCAGATAGCAAGAAGATATACCCTGAAGGAATCATCAAGGGAAGTTGCAATTCTGTTGTTGGAATCGATGCAGCAGCAAAGATAAGGATTAGTTTTGAAGAAAAGCATCATTTTTATATTTCAGAAGCTGAACTTCAGATGCACCAAGCTCAGATACCATTGTGGGCAAAACCTGGG ATCATCTTCCAGTCAATGGTGGCAGAAGACGTCAAatcggatgaagaaaatgcttcagaAGGGGAGATTGAGGTTGAAAAGATCTCATCCCACATAATTGAAGCAAGGTCAAAGGACTTAGTTCCAGTTTTTGACTATCTTCAAATGTCCAAGAATCAACATGCCAG AATTGTGAACTTAAGCAGCTACAGCAATGGGCGACTACAGCATCAGACATCTGCACTGTCAGAGAAAGGCAAGCTTTCTTTCAGGAGCAGCCTTAAAGGCAGTAACTTTGCTGTGGCACAACAGGACAGTGTTGAAGAGACTGCTCTATATGGTCTCGTGATGCCCGAAGAAAGTAAGGATTTTGTAAATGGTAATGTTAGCATGGATCCCGAGACCGGGGCTGAGACTGTAAATAAAAGGGAGAGCACGAAATTGGAGGATCCTCCTAAAAATGTAAATAGCAACAAAGAAGGCTCGACGATGGACAATAATTTtgaagatgaaggcgatgagCTTGATTAG